From the genome of Spirosomataceae bacterium TFI 002, one region includes:
- a CDS encoding tryptophanyl-tRNA synthetase yields MARILTGIQASGKPHLGNILGAIEPAVKLSQTEGNESFLFIADLHSMTTIKDAQLMKQNTYAVAASWLAMGFDADKHYFYRQSRLAGYHTELMWYLNCLTPFPMLANAHSFKDKSDKLADVNAGLFTYPVLQAADIVLYQADSVPVGKDQKQHLEMSKDIAGAFNRTYGEVFKLPESIIDESVMVIPGIDGQKMSKSYGNYIDVFLPEKELYKVVKKIVTDTKGLEEPKDPDSCNVFTLFSLVASPEQIAEMRKNYINGGYGYGHAKKELFDVLWSKFAKQREIFTSYMNDLPSLEAKLVNGERRAEEIAKATMKEVRTVLGFI; encoded by the coding sequence ATGGCAAGAATCCTCACTGGAATACAGGCAAGTGGTAAACCACATTTAGGAAATATATTAGGGGCAATAGAGCCGGCAGTAAAGTTGTCGCAAACAGAAGGCAATGAAAGTTTTCTGTTTATTGCTGATTTACACAGTATGACGACTATCAAAGATGCTCAGCTCATGAAACAGAACACTTATGCTGTTGCCGCTTCTTGGCTTGCTATGGGCTTTGATGCCGATAAGCATTATTTCTACCGTCAATCACGTTTAGCGGGATATCACACAGAGCTTATGTGGTATCTCAATTGCTTAACACCGTTTCCAATGCTTGCAAATGCCCACTCATTCAAAGATAAGTCTGATAAACTTGCAGACGTGAATGCCGGTTTATTTACTTATCCAGTTTTGCAAGCTGCCGATATCGTATTGTATCAAGCGGATAGTGTTCCTGTGGGTAAAGATCAAAAACAGCACTTGGAGATGTCTAAGGATATTGCAGGAGCTTTTAATAGAACCTATGGAGAGGTGTTCAAATTACCTGAATCCATTATTGACGAATCTGTCATGGTAATTCCAGGAATTGACGGTCAAAAAATGTCTAAGTCTTATGGTAACTATATCGATGTCTTTTTGCCAGAAAAAGAGTTGTATAAGGTAGTTAAAAAGATAGTAACTGATACCAAGGGCTTAGAAGAGCCCAAAGATCCAGATTCCTGTAACGTTTTTACTTTATTCTCTTTAGTAGCTAGTCCAGAGCAAATTGCCGAGATGAGGAAAAACTATATCAATGGTGGTTACGGTTACGGACATGCCAAGAAAGAGCTTTTTGACGTGCTATGGAGTAAGTTTGCCAAGCAAAGGGAAATTTTTACGTCATACATGAATGATTTACCTTCTTTGGAAGCAAAGCTTGTGAATGGTGAAAGACGTGCTGAAGAAATAGCAAAAGCTACCATGAAAGAAGTGAGAACGGTCCTAGGCTTTATCTAA
- a CDS encoding undecaprenyl-diphosphatase, which produces MIFITNRHSWIPLYIIIIGLILYKSWWKLGLFQIVLIIAAVGLADFITSGIMKPFFERPRPCHEDGLAQLVYVPNGCGGAYGFASSHAANSFALATMLYLLFVKSIGKKAALFFLWAGVVSYSRVYVGVHYPLDIIVGAIVGVGCGSTLFFLNIKVLKMLS; this is translated from the coding sequence ATGATTTTTATTACCAATCGACATTCTTGGATTCCGCTATATATTATAATCATTGGCCTTATACTGTATAAGTCGTGGTGGAAGCTTGGCTTGTTCCAAATTGTATTGATTATTGCTGCAGTAGGCTTGGCTGACTTTATAACTTCTGGCATCATGAAGCCTTTTTTTGAACGTCCACGGCCTTGTCATGAAGATGGATTAGCACAATTGGTTTATGTACCAAATGGATGTGGAGGTGCATATGGTTTTGCTTCCTCTCATGCAGCTAATTCTTTCGCTTTGGCAACTATGCTCTATTTGCTTTTTGTAAAATCAATAGGTAAAAAAGCAGCATTGTTTTTTTTGTGGGCGGGAGTTGTTTCCTATTCTAGAGTGTACGTAGGTGTACATTATCCATTGGATATTATTGTAGGGGCGATTGTGGGTGTTGGGTGTGGGTCGACCTTATTTTTTCTAAATATTAAAGTTTTAAAGATGCTATCTTAA
- a CDS encoding adenylylsulfate kinase, which translates to MYIFQFTGLSGSGKTTHANLLRSKLIELSYNAEIVDGDVYRKTVSRDLGFSIDDRIENISRLFSIAEKISKDNCIAILSIINPFEEVRKQHRLVANVRTVYFECSLETLIKRDPKGLYEKALLPTDNPDRIKNFTGISSPFEIPSTYDLKIETDTTSIKQTSETLLAFSLNCLKKQV; encoded by the coding sequence ATGTATATTTTTCAATTTACAGGATTATCAGGTTCAGGTAAAACTACGCATGCAAATCTGCTTAGATCAAAGCTTATTGAACTCAGTTACAATGCTGAAATAGTAGATGGTGATGTCTATAGAAAAACAGTTTCAAGAGATTTAGGATTTTCAATTGATGATCGAATCGAGAATATTTCAAGGTTGTTTTCGATAGCCGAAAAAATTTCGAAAGATAACTGCATTGCTATATTATCCATAATCAACCCCTTTGAAGAGGTGAGGAAACAGCATAGGTTAGTAGCGAATGTTCGAACCGTTTACTTTGAGTGTAGCTTAGAAACTCTAATCAAAAGAGACCCAAAAGGCCTTTACGAGAAGGCACTACTACCAACTGATAATCCTGACAGAATCAAAAACTTTACTGGAATCAGTTCCCCTTTTGAGATTCCAAGCACCTATGATTTGAAAATTGAAACAGACACAACGTCTATTAAGCAAACAAGCGAAACGCTTCTTGCTTTTTCATTAAACTGCCTCAAAAAACAGGTTTAG
- a CDS encoding DinB superfamily protein translates to MAEQENQLINRIANMLNSSFHGGAWHGPSVLEATKGLTPREASYKAPTIHTIAELIYHMTSWRLFVIKRLQGDNKYIIDDEKKNFGSAPKVDSFELETLLMELSLSQDELLKELNKRDDDFLEEIVPGSEYSFYTLIHGIIQHDIYHTAQIILIKKLAAAKGTPAEEDDNFASSRYFDDGIGDDF, encoded by the coding sequence ATGGCAGAACAAGAAAATCAACTCATAAATAGAATTGCAAATATGCTAAACTCTTCGTTTCACGGAGGGGCATGGCATGGACCATCAGTATTAGAAGCAACAAAAGGGTTAACTCCAAGAGAAGCTAGTTATAAAGCTCCAACGATTCATACAATCGCTGAACTTATCTACCACATGACCAGCTGGAGGCTTTTTGTAATAAAGAGACTACAAGGCGATAATAAATATATTATTGACGACGAGAAAAAGAATTTTGGAAGTGCTCCTAAAGTAGACTCTTTCGAGTTAGAAACGCTTTTGATGGAGCTTAGCTTGAGTCAAGATGAATTACTCAAAGAGCTTAACAAAAGAGATGATGATTTCTTAGAAGAGATCGTACCAGGTAGCGAATACAGCTTTTACACGCTAATTCACGGTATTATCCAACACGATATTTATCACACTGCTCAGATCATACTAATTAAGAAACTTGCAGCTGCCAAAGGCACTCCAGCCGAAGAAGATGACAACTTTGCAAGTAGCAGGTACTTTGACGATGGAATTGGTGATGATTTCTAA
- a CDS encoding DinB superfamily protein — translation MRNELEKITENLETVFRGDAWHGPSMMEIINSLPKKAVDQKHGLSKRTIAQLIFHLLAWRKFILQKLDDNIHYNLEGEDQNWGTAQETSAENWNNLIADLKQAQKDLIEKLDTLDDSLLQKRVPGEYYDYYKLLTGMIQHDTYHLGMIWVLWE, via the coding sequence ATGCGAAACGAATTAGAAAAAATTACTGAAAATTTAGAAACTGTTTTTCGAGGAGATGCATGGCACGGCCCATCCATGATGGAAATTATCAATAGTTTACCAAAAAAAGCTGTTGATCAAAAACACGGACTTTCTAAAAGGACAATAGCCCAATTAATTTTTCATTTGCTCGCTTGGAGAAAATTTATTCTTCAAAAATTAGACGACAACATACACTATAACCTAGAAGGTGAAGACCAAAACTGGGGAACAGCTCAAGAAACCTCCGCAGAAAATTGGAACAACTTAATTGCGGACCTAAAACAAGCCCAAAAAGATCTCATAGAAAAACTTGATACATTGGATGACAGTCTTTTGCAAAAAAGAGTCCCAGGAGAGTATTACGACTACTATAAATTATTAACAGGAATGATCCAACACGACACTTATCATCTTGGAATGATATGGGTTTTATGGGAATAA
- a CDS encoding Repeat domain-containing protein, with protein sequence MKNNYLTLCLLTFLSTTYSIAQNFVNTSNIDNLYAQDLFSIDIDADDDNDILYIGTTGSGSEFRILLNDGCGNFTSKSHSIGSFTPTSLGVGDLNGDSKPDIVINAISSGVGITFAYINDGNGNYTSVGQQISSLIGKVKVDDLDGQNGPDLIITGKENGINTEIPKIKVFLNNGSGTFAESVSSEISDFEVSQIEVGNIDQDADTDFLVRNPNGIFLFKNNGNAIFTQETLNSLKGGASKLVFADFNNDNYLDLITSGLETGQKYTDLHLNDGSGLFTTQSQSPFNDFRASEILPLDIDNDNDQDLIFRGSDQNNALIEKIFKNNGNGVFTPIEDETLNLLTGNLYTIDSKGNGIQNVLSSTFTFNGFSFSTSLNLIENIGPVTLYLNECSSYTWIDGQTYTHSTYTSYTMTGGGFNGCDSTAYLDLTILPTYVSTDYVITSESSFTWIDGNTYTASSSNAASFFILNSSGTCQDEVILDLKLNEDGVNQEDEPEFKWVQQVEETSDNLNCAWPFTIHSANLTNGDFIIYSRGPNNTSNGTCPVFIGGQEVSNVDGFIARISKGGQLIWAKSDAEIGGPVSKLSTDANNNIFCYQSLSTSHRITKLGSDGGHLTTFNLQGIHAFVKDMSVENNSIYLVGRLNKFGSDPVILGLPDPVANDAFIVKLNANSGATEFAGSIEGNGSSDISSITFDGQGNIYVGGEFNFLNDFDFGAGSQILDAPLGFDLPDFDESGTVFMAKYNSTFALQWVKPFRSSGNSVQRVIGLKKDPTSNSLYLAGEYRSTIDLDPSSNNSNFNTNSKLNFFFAKYELNGDLIWGKDYGENDNDHLDAIDIDESGNLLIGGSTNVRSTTHPTNSNWTIAKADIEIQKYKANDGVLMWQKNFTSDFSQNQNDDRNSIRSLWSTSNGGFTAIGTFSRTMDFDDGVGYASKTFNSANGDGFSGHDLFFMSYGNISPCSENLVLTSPANDITIGTIELEANDTSGYINAENKLSNGTRTTYRSGRYIKLEPGFIANTGAIFKTEFGGCQE encoded by the coding sequence ATGAAAAATAACTATTTAACGCTATGCCTTTTAACCTTTCTAAGCACAACTTATTCCATTGCTCAAAACTTCGTAAACACAAGTAATATAGATAATTTATACGCCCAAGACCTTTTTTCAATTGATATAGATGCCGATGATGATAATGATATCCTCTACATTGGAACTACCGGTTCTGGCAGTGAATTCAGGATTTTATTAAACGACGGCTGCGGAAATTTCACTTCAAAAAGCCATTCTATAGGTAGCTTTACCCCCACTTCTCTAGGAGTGGGGGATCTAAATGGAGACTCCAAACCTGATATAGTTATAAATGCAATATCAAGTGGAGTAGGAATCACTTTTGCATATATAAATGACGGAAATGGGAATTATACTTCTGTTGGGCAACAGATATCATCGCTGATAGGTAAGGTCAAAGTGGATGATTTAGACGGTCAAAACGGTCCGGATTTAATAATCACTGGTAAAGAAAATGGTATAAATACTGAGATACCCAAAATCAAAGTCTTTCTTAATAACGGTTCCGGAACTTTTGCGGAGTCTGTTAGTTCAGAGATTTCTGATTTCGAAGTTAGCCAAATAGAAGTTGGCAATATTGACCAAGACGCTGATACAGACTTTTTGGTCAGAAATCCCAATGGCATTTTTTTATTTAAAAATAATGGCAATGCAATATTTACTCAAGAGACTTTAAACTCATTAAAGGGAGGAGCTTCTAAGTTGGTTTTCGCAGACTTTAATAATGACAACTATTTAGATTTAATAACTTCAGGGTTGGAGACTGGTCAGAAATATACTGATCTCCATTTAAATGACGGAAGCGGTCTTTTTACTACACAAAGCCAAAGTCCATTTAATGATTTTAGGGCATCAGAAATTTTACCGCTTGACATCGATAATGACAATGATCAAGATCTTATTTTCCGAGGATCAGACCAGAACAACGCTCTTATAGAAAAAATCTTCAAGAACAATGGAAATGGTGTATTTACTCCTATAGAAGACGAAACGTTAAACTTATTAACCGGAAACCTTTATACCATTGACTCTAAAGGGAATGGAATTCAAAACGTTCTGAGTAGCACCTTTACCTTTAATGGTTTTTCGTTTAGTACGTCGTTAAACTTAATAGAGAATATTGGCCCGGTAACATTATACCTTAACGAATGCTCTTCTTATACTTGGATAGATGGTCAGACTTACACTCATAGTACATATACATCATACACTATGACTGGAGGAGGTTTCAATGGTTGTGACTCTACCGCCTATTTGGATTTAACCATATTACCAACCTACGTTTCTACCGACTATGTTATTACAAGTGAAAGTAGCTTTACATGGATAGATGGAAACACCTATACGGCGAGTAGTAGCAACGCCGCTTCTTTTTTTATACTAAACAGTAGCGGAACTTGTCAAGATGAAGTTATTTTAGATTTAAAGCTAAATGAGGACGGAGTTAATCAAGAAGATGAACCGGAATTTAAGTGGGTACAACAAGTAGAAGAAACAAGTGATAACCTCAATTGTGCTTGGCCTTTTACGATTCATAGTGCTAACCTGACAAATGGAGACTTTATCATATATAGTCGAGGTCCAAATAATACAAGCAATGGTACTTGTCCAGTCTTCATAGGAGGTCAGGAGGTATCTAATGTAGATGGTTTTATTGCCCGTATCTCAAAAGGTGGCCAATTAATTTGGGCAAAATCAGATGCTGAAATTGGAGGGCCCGTTTCAAAATTATCAACCGACGCTAACAATAATATATTTTGCTATCAAAGTTTAAGCACGTCCCATCGAATCACCAAACTTGGTAGTGATGGGGGGCATTTGACAACATTTAACCTCCAAGGAATTCATGCATTTGTCAAAGATATGAGTGTTGAAAACAATTCAATTTACCTTGTTGGAAGACTAAATAAGTTTGGATCAGACCCTGTGATTTTAGGTTTGCCAGATCCTGTGGCAAATGACGCATTTATCGTCAAATTAAATGCCAATTCAGGTGCCACGGAGTTTGCAGGAAGCATTGAAGGCAATGGAAGTAGTGACATTAGTTCAATCACCTTTGATGGACAAGGTAATATTTACGTAGGTGGGGAATTTAATTTTTTGAATGATTTTGACTTCGGTGCTGGTAGTCAAATACTTGATGCACCTTTAGGGTTTGATCTTCCTGATTTTGATGAAAGTGGTACCGTTTTCATGGCTAAATACAATTCTACATTTGCATTACAATGGGTAAAACCTTTCAGGTCTTCCGGTAACTCAGTACAAAGGGTTATTGGACTCAAGAAAGACCCAACTAGTAACTCTCTTTACTTAGCGGGTGAATACAGAAGTACAATAGACCTTGACCCATCTTCAAACAATTCAAATTTTAATACCAATAGTAAGCTGAATTTCTTTTTCGCTAAGTATGAACTTAATGGCGACTTAATATGGGGAAAAGATTATGGAGAAAACGATAATGATCACTTAGATGCAATAGATATTGATGAGTCGGGCAATCTGCTCATTGGTGGAAGCACCAACGTGCGTTCAACGACTCATCCAACTAACTCAAACTGGACAATAGCTAAAGCTGATATTGAAATTCAGAAGTATAAAGCTAATGATGGTGTTCTAATGTGGCAGAAAAACTTTACCAGCGATTTTAGCCAAAATCAAAATGACGATCGTAACTCGATAAGAAGTCTATGGTCAACTTCTAACGGCGGTTTCACCGCTATTGGTACCTTTTCAAGAACTATGGACTTTGATGACGGTGTGGGATATGCCTCCAAAACTTTTAATTCAGCAAACGGAGATGGGTTTAGCGGTCATGACCTCTTTTTTATGAGTTACGGAAATATCTCTCCGTGCTCTGAAAACTTAGTTCTTACCAGTCCAGCAAATGACATCACAATAGGCACAATTGAATTAGAAGCCAACGACACATCTGGCTATATCAATGCCGAAAACAAACTGTCAAACGGCACCCGCACAACTTACCGTTCAGGCCGATATATAAAACTAGAACCCGGGTTTATTGCCAACACAGGAGCTATTTTCAAAACTGAATTTGGCGGTTGCCAAGAATAA
- a CDS encoding LytTr DNA-binding domain-containing protein, producing the protein MKRIKYPAENDIIFLKGVVNYTEFHLKNGGKEISSLTLLRHQESHAHFLRVSKSHLVNPNCILKITQKGTCKELILNNGARVKVSRRRTEVLNQINFQK; encoded by the coding sequence ATGAAAAGAATTAAATACCCAGCAGAAAATGATATAATTTTTCTCAAAGGAGTCGTGAACTACACTGAGTTCCACCTTAAAAATGGAGGGAAAGAAATTTCAAGCCTCACGCTGCTAAGGCATCAAGAAAGTCATGCACACTTTTTGAGAGTAAGTAAATCTCATCTGGTAAATCCAAATTGCATTTTAAAAATAACCCAAAAAGGTACTTGTAAGGAGCTCATTTTAAATAATGGAGCAAGAGTAAAAGTGAGTAGACGTAGAACTGAAGTATTAAATCAGATAAATTTCCAAAAATGA
- a CDS encoding regulatory protein, luxR family has protein sequence MVDSKLNNKPKKLKQVQEDLLYLGDMISSEKYIPLNLSTCTNINFRRAIELERFKIEYKDIFSNLSKTEIKVMTLLAEGHKRVEIGEVLFISPNTVRTHRNNIYKKLSISRFADLILFSRAFDLI, from the coding sequence ATGGTAGATTCTAAACTAAATAATAAGCCAAAGAAATTAAAGCAAGTACAGGAGGATTTGTTGTATTTGGGTGATATGATATCTTCTGAAAAGTACATTCCTTTAAACTTGTCAACATGTACCAATATCAACTTTAGACGAGCCATTGAACTTGAAAGATTCAAAATTGAATACAAAGATATTTTCAGCAACTTAAGTAAGACTGAAATCAAAGTAATGACCCTTTTGGCTGAAGGACACAAAAGGGTGGAAATTGGTGAAGTCTTATTCATTTCTCCAAACACCGTTCGTACCCACAGGAACAACATCTACAAAAAACTATCAATTTCCCGATTTGCCGACCTGATTCTCTTTTCACGGGCATTTGACTTGATATAA
- a CDS encoding regulatory protein, luxR family, whose product MIYTEKELVNLHQCSIFKLDALSHLNEKMIVQIGEETDTMITTNLASDFSHGVVSPKSLRFYDRSLTELNNESENFVLERVHPDTSKYLLPALINFYKNGDDKAVFTDIQKVRRDINQPYQNIFTSSKISANGNFITFNLPISELGSVGKKMEKELEISKKYQQRLPKFVTLTKKEKLILTLLASGLTNKEISEQLMCSSHTIRTHRMKIHRKLDISSLKEAINWSVMFNLI is encoded by the coding sequence ATGATTTACACTGAAAAAGAACTTGTCAACTTACACCAATGCTCAATTTTCAAGCTAGACGCTTTGTCTCATTTAAATGAAAAAATGATCGTTCAAATTGGCGAGGAAACTGACACAATGATTACGACAAATCTCGCTTCAGATTTTTCTCACGGAGTAGTAAGCCCTAAAAGTCTTCGATTTTACGATAGGTCTTTGACCGAACTCAATAATGAAAGTGAAAATTTTGTTTTGGAAAGGGTACACCCAGATACTTCAAAATACTTACTCCCTGCACTGATAAATTTTTACAAAAATGGCGATGATAAAGCTGTTTTTACAGACATACAGAAAGTAAGAAGAGACATAAATCAGCCTTATCAAAATATTTTTACTTCGTCAAAAATTAGTGCCAATGGTAACTTTATAACATTCAATCTTCCAATTTCCGAATTGGGCTCTGTGGGTAAAAAGATGGAAAAAGAATTAGAGATTTCTAAAAAATACCAACAAAGGTTGCCCAAGTTTGTCACCCTCACCAAGAAAGAAAAACTAATTCTAACTCTTCTAGCAAGTGGATTAACTAACAAAGAAATAAGTGAACAACTAATGTGCTCTTCTCATACCATCAGGACTCACCGCATGAAAATTCATCGAAAACTTGATATCTCCAGTTTAAAGGAAGCTATCAACTGGTCAGTTATGTTTAATTTAATTTAA
- a CDS encoding Lysozyme family protein: MHLDKMITIVYFFMKLNKTRSIVFILVSSFTFFNVNAASFEKYAPKLLKFEGVGYGIHKPIWGEKDFSRSEALRIHRQHYWNKYHGDLFVSQEVAEVLIDHIINAGPGRNGSNIKAFEAIIGAPQDGKLSVADVQRANSFYFPEQIVNPFVKYRVLYYASRPDAAQYPGWITRAKAFLMNRDQNEGISDILLPIHIENRFSYIKID, encoded by the coding sequence TTGCATTTAGACAAGATGATAACCATCGTTTATTTTTTTATGAAGTTAAATAAAACACGTTCAATCGTTTTTATTTTAGTTAGTTCTTTTACATTTTTTAACGTTAACGCGGCATCCTTTGAAAAGTACGCTCCTAAGCTACTTAAATTTGAAGGGGTTGGATACGGAATCCACAAGCCGATTTGGGGAGAGAAAGACTTTAGTAGGTCTGAAGCCCTCAGAATTCACCGTCAACATTACTGGAACAAGTATCACGGAGATCTATTTGTCAGCCAAGAAGTAGCTGAAGTATTAATAGATCACATAATTAATGCAGGTCCTGGTAGAAATGGTAGCAACATTAAAGCTTTCGAAGCAATAATTGGAGCACCACAAGACGGGAAATTGTCAGTAGCAGACGTGCAAAGAGCCAATAGCTTTTATTTTCCAGAGCAAATTGTAAATCCATTTGTGAAATACAGAGTTCTGTACTATGCAAGCAGGCCAGATGCCGCTCAATATCCAGGTTGGATAACTAGAGCAAAGGCATTTTTAATGAACAGAGACCAAAATGAAGGAATCTCTGATATCCTACTGCCAATCCATATCGAAAATAGGTTTAGCTACATTAAGATAGACTAA